The following proteins are co-located in the Camelina sativa cultivar DH55 chromosome 12, Cs, whole genome shotgun sequence genome:
- the LOC104731906 gene encoding 2-oxoglutarate-Fe(II) type oxidoreductase: protein MGTVLKLPIIDLSSPEKLSISQLIRQACVDHGFFYLTNHGVSEELMERVLTESKKLFSLPLDEKMVMARRGSRGYSPLYDEKHESSATYKGDSKEMFTFGSSEGVLGQLYPNEWPLEELLPLCRPTMECYYKNVMDIVGKKLLGLVALALNLEENFFEQVGAFNDQAAVVRLIRYPGELDSSGEETCGASAHSDFGMITLLATDGVAGLQVCRDKDKEPKVWEDVAGIKGAFVVNIGDLMERWTNGLFRSTMHRVVSVGKERYSVAVFVDPDPNCVVKCLESCCSETSPPRFPPVRAKDYFHERFSQTLASYSGSG, encoded by the exons ATGGGAACGGTTCTCAAACTTCCGATCATCGATCTTTCTTCGCCGGAGAAGCTCTCTATTTCCCAATTGATTCgtcag gcTTGTGTGGATCATGGATTCTTCTATCTCACGAATCATGGCGTTTCGGAAGAGTTGATGGAAAGAGTGTTAACGGAGAGCAAGAAActattctctcttcctcttgatGAGAAGATGGTGATGGCTCGTCGTGGTTCTCGTGGTTACTCACCTTTATACGACGAGAAACATGAATCCTCTGCCACTTACAAAG GTGATTCCAAGGAGATGTTCACGTTTGGATCTTCAGAAGGAGTTTTGGGACAACTTTACCCTAACGAGTGGCCTCTTGAAG AGCTTCTGCCGCTTTGTAGGCCAACCATGGAATGCTACTATAAAAATGTCAT GGATATTGTTGGTAAGAAATTGCTTGGCCTAGTGGCTTTGGCATTGAATTTAGAGGAAAACTTCTTTGAACAAGTGGGAGCCTTCAATGATCAAGCAGCAGTTGTTCGTCTCATACGTTATCCAG GAGAGTTGGATTCATCTGGAGAAGAAACATGTGGGGCTTCTGCTCATTCAGATTTTGGAATGATAACTCTTCTTGCAACGGATGGAGTTGCAGGCCTTCAA GTTTGTAGGGATAAAGATAAAGAACCAAAGGTTTGGGAAGATGTCGCTGGAATCAAAGG GGCTTTTGTTGTCAATATCGGCGACCTTATGGAGAGATGGACTAATGGTCTTTTCCG ATCAACCATGCATAGAGTGGTGTCGGTGGGGAAAGAACGTTATTCG GTGGCTGTATTCGTCGATCCAGACCCAAACTGCGTTGTGAAGTGCTTGGAGAGCTGCTGCAGTGAAACGTCTCCTCCCAG GTTTCCACCGGTCCGGGCCAAAGATTATTTCCACGAGCGATTCAGTCAAACTCTCGCTTCGTATTCTGGTTCCGGCTAA